In Astatotilapia calliptera chromosome 16, fAstCal1.2, whole genome shotgun sequence, one genomic interval encodes:
- the LOC113008540 gene encoding trace amine-associated receptor 13c-like, which produces MEIQKVPALCFPQFLNSSCRKPTLHWSKAVLLNIVFSCISLLTAALNLLVIISVSHFRKLHTPSNIVLLSLAVSDFLVGLLLMPAEILRSTTCWVLGDLMCSVYWYLMGNIICASIGNIVLISVDRYVAICDPLHYRTRITVKRTKLSVCLCWFYAIFYWSLYIKNILIEPGRYNSCYGECMFVSSDIAGIIDLFLAFIVPLSVIIVLYMRVFVAAVSQARAMRSHVTSVTLQHSSNQAKKSELKAARTLGVLVVVFLLCYSPFYCYYLAEENVVNDPSASTVIIIFYINSCLNPLIYALFYPWFRNAVKLIVTLQVFKHNSCEANIL; this is translated from the exons ATGGAGATACAGAAAGTGCCCGCGCTTTGTTTTCCACAATTTCTCAACAGCTCCTGCAGAAAGCCGACACTTCATTGGTCGAAAGCCGTGCTGCTGAACATTGTGTTCTCCTGTATCTCTCTGCTCACTGCTGCTCTAAACCTTCTCGTCATCATTTCAGTCTCCCACTTCAG gAAACTTCACACACCAAGTAACATCGTCCTCCTCTCTCTGGCTGTCTCAGACTTTCTTGTGGGTCTTCTGTTGATgccagcagaaatattaagaagCACGACCTGCTGGGTACTTGGTGATCTTATGTGTTCTGTTTATTGGTATCTGATGGGCAACATTATCTGTGCTTCAATAGGGAACATAGTTCTAATATCAGTTGATCGTTATGTGGCTATTTGTGACCCCTTGCATTACCGCACCAGAATTACTGTGAAACGAACCAAACTCAGTGTGTGCTTATGTTGGTTTTATGCTATTTTCTACTGGAGTCTTTATATAAAGAATATCCTGATTGAACCGGGCAGGTATAATTCCTGCTACGGAGAGTGTATGTTTGTCAGCAGTGATATTGCAGGGATTATTGAcctttttttagcttttattgtTCCCCTTTCTGTCATCATAGTTCTTTATATGAGAGTATTTGTGGCGGCTGTGTCCCAAGCTCGTGCCATGCGCTCTCATGTTACATCTGTCACACTTCAGCATTCAAGCAATCAAGCAAAGAAATCTGAGCTGAAAGCAGCCAGGACTCTGGGGGTTCTTGTAGTTGTGTTTCTATTATGTTACTCTCCATTTTACTGCTATTATCTTGCTGAAGAAAATGTGGTCAATGATCCATCTGCATCTActgttatcattattttttacattaactCTTGTCTAAACCCTTTGATCTATGCCTTGTTTTACCCCTGGTTTAGAAATGCTGTTAAACTTATTGTCACTCTGCAGGTCTTCAAGCATAACTCCTGTGAGGCCAACATACTATAA